A single Mustela lutreola isolate mMusLut2 chromosome X, mMusLut2.pri, whole genome shotgun sequence DNA region contains:
- the SYP gene encoding synaptophysin, with amino-acid sequence MLLLADMDVVNQLVAGGQFRVVKEPLGFVKVLQWVFAIFAFATCGSYTGELRLSVECANKSESDLSIEVEFEYPFRLHQVYFDAPTCRGDKEKIFLVGDYSSSAEFFVTVAVFAFLYSMGALATYIFLQNKYRENNKGPMMDFLATAVFAFMWLVSSSAWAKGLSDVKMATDPENIIKGMSVCHQTGNTCKELRDPVTSGLNTSVVFGFLNLVLWVGNLWFVFKETGWAAPFMRAPPGAPEKQPAPGDAYGEAGYGQGPGGYGPQDSYGPQGGYQPDYGQPAGGGGGGYGPQGDYGQQGYGPQGAPTSFSNQM; translated from the exons ATGCTGCTGCTGGCAGACATGGACGTGGTGAATCAG CTGGTGGCCGGGGGTCAGTTCCGGGTGGTCAAGGAGCCCCTTGGCTTCGTGAAGGTGCTGCAATGG GTCTTTGCTATCTTCGCCTTTGCCACATGCGGCAGTTACACCGGGGAGCTCCGGCTGAGCGTGGAGTGTGCCAACAAGTCAGAGAGTGACCTCAGCATCGAGGTTGAATTCGAGTACCCCTTCAG GCTGCACCAAGTGTACTTTGACGCACCCACCTGCCgaggggacaaggagaaaatcttcctgGTGGGGGACTACTCCTCGTCGGCTGAATTCTTTGTCACCGTGGCTGTGTTTGCCTTTCTGTACTCCATGGGGGCTCTGGCCACCTACATCTTCCTGCAGAATAAGTACCGAGAGAACAACAAAGGACCCATGATG GACTTCCTGGCCACAGCTGTGTTCGCCTTCATGTGGCTGGTTAGCTCATCAGCATGGGCCAAGGGACTGTCAGACGTGAAAATGGCCACTGACCCAGAGAACATTATCAAAGGGATGTCTGTCTGCCACCAGACGGGGAACACATGCAAGGAGCTTAGGGACCCTGTGACCTCTGGCCTCAACACTTCAGTG GTGTTTGGCTTCCTGAACTTGGTGCTCTGGGTCGGCAACCTGTGGTTCGTGTTCAAGGAGACAGGCTGGGCTGCCCCATTCATGCGTGCACCTCCCGGCGCCCCCGAGAAGCAACCAGCGCCCGGGGACGCCTATGGTGAGGCAGGCTACGGGCAGGGCCCAGGCGGGTACGGGCCCCAGGACTCCTACGGGCCCCAGGGCGGCTACCAGCCCGACTACGGGCAgccggccggcggcggcggcggcggctacGGGCCTCAGGGAGACTACGGGCAGCAAGGCTATGGCCCTCAGGGCGCGCCCACCTCCTTCTCCAATCAGATGTAG